A single region of the Triplophysa dalaica isolate WHDGS20190420 chromosome 15, ASM1584641v1, whole genome shotgun sequence genome encodes:
- the chrm3a gene encoding muscarinic acetylcholine receptor M3, translating into MDSNSTELGFYTPTDILEEGLYPSASPWPDLQNTSFINLSAVYKLNGSEVEGQSYDPLGGHSLWQVIIIVVFTGLLSLITIIGNILVMVSFKVNRQLKTVNNYFLLSLAVADLIIGVISMNLYTTYIVMGHWAMGNWACDFWLAIDYVASNASVMNLLVISFDRYFSITRPLTYRAKRTTKRAGVMIGLAWFVSIILWAPAILFWQYFVGERTVPPDKCYIQFLSEPIITFCTAMAAFYLPVTIMSVLYWRIYRETENRSRELAGLQGSIGRFAATERPRFHLHATRESSRSCSSFELGQPGHRRGLSGRFYCWGWKFSGRDKGGPQREPDQSSSDSWNNNEVGLSVDHSGSSDEDESAPPTTRAIFSLVLNLPGMRAAVNSQVTSCEDLNAASEEDPLRSPRENDGSISRSITNGSKRFVGSISKVQSMSTIQPSTTSVDPSADGRNTTIKSPPVPITFKEAVLAKRFASRARTQITKRKRMSLIKEKKAAQTLSAILFAFIITWTPYNIMVLVNTFCNGCIPENLWALGYWLCYVNSTVNPMCYALCNKTFRTTFKMILLCRWDEQKNKPTFHSRQAVRFHRNIPTDST; encoded by the coding sequence ATGGATTCCAACAGCACCGAGTTGGGCTTCTACACACCAACCGACATCCTGGAAGAAGGACTCTACCCATCGGCCTCTCCATGGCCAGATCTCCAGAACACGAGTTTCATCAACCTCAGTGCGGTTTACAAACTTAATGGGAGTGAAGTCGAAGGTCAATCCTACGATCCACTGGGCGGTCACTCGCTGTGGCAGGTTATCATCATTGTGGTGTTTACGGGACTTCTTTCACTTATTACTATTATTGGCAACATCTTGGTCATGGTGTCGTTCAAGGTCAATCGGCAGCTCAAAACAGTTAACAACTACTTTCTTTTGAGTTTGGCTGTCGCCGATCTCATCATTGGCGTCATTTCAATGAACCTGTACACAACCTATATCGTCATGGGCCACTGGGCAATGGGAAACTGGGCGTGTGATTTCTGGCTAGCTATAGACTACGTGGCCAGCAACGCATCTGTTATGAATCTTCTTGTTATTAGCTTTGACAGGTATTTCTCCATTACACGCCCTCTGACGTACCGTGCCAAACGTACCACCAAGCGGGCAGGGGTGATGATCGGTCTGGCATGGTTTGTGTCCATCATACTTTGGGCGCCCGCCATTTTGTTTTGGCAGTACTTTGTAGGCGAAAGGACAGTCCCTCCTGACAAATGCTACATACAGTTTCTCTCCGAGCCCATTATAACATTTTGCACTGCTATGGCAGCTTTCTATCTGCCTGTGACAATAATGAGCGTCCTGTACTGGCGAATATACAGAGAAACAGAGAACCGCTCTCGGGAACTTGCGGGATTGCAAGGCTCCATTGGACGGTTCGCGGCAACAGAACGGCCGCGATTCCACCTCCACGCCACCAGGGAAAGCTCAAGAAGCTGCAGCAGCTTTGAACTGGGCCAACCTGGCCACAGGCGCGGACTGAGCGGGCGTTTTTATTGCTGGGGGTGGAAGTTTAGTGGCAGAGATAAAGGTGGACCACAACGAGAACCAGATCAAAGCAGTAGCGATAGTTGGAACAACAACGAAGTTGGACTTTCGGTAGATCATTCGGGCTCATCTGATGAAGATGAGAGCGCGCCGCCCACCACGCGAGCGATTTTCTCCCTCGTCCTCAACCTGCCCGGCATGAGGGCGGCTGTGAACTCTCAGGTGACTTCCTGTGAGGATTTAAACGCAGCGTCAGAAGAAGATCCGTTACGCTCCCCTCGGGAGAATGACGGCAGCATCTCGCGCTCCATCACCAACGGCAGCAAGCGCTTCGTCGGAAGCATCAGCAAAGTTCAGTCTATGTCCACCATACAGCCGTCAACGACTAGCGTGGATCCCAGCGCAGATGGTAGAAACACCACCATAAAATCTCCACCAGTACCCATCACTTTCAAAGAGGCGGTGCTTGCAAAGCGCTTCGCATCCCGCGCGAGGACACAAATCACCAAACGGAAGCGCATGTCGCtaattaaagaaaagaaagcggCACAAACTCTAAGTGCGATTCTTTTTGCCTTCATCATAACATGGACACCGTATAACATTATGGTGCTAGTGAACACTTTTTGCAACGGCTGCATACCTGAGAACCTCTGGGCGTTAGGTTATTGGCTATGCTATGTTAACAGTACGGTAAATCCGATGTGCTACGCCCTTTGCAACAAGACTTTTCGCACCACTTTTAAGATGATTTTGCTGTGCCGTTGGGATGAGCAGAAAAACAAACCGACTTTTCATTCGAGGCAGGCTGTGAGATTTCACAGGAATATACCTACCGATTCCACATAG